A stretch of Castanea sativa cultivar Marrone di Chiusa Pesio chromosome 2, ASM4071231v1 DNA encodes these proteins:
- the LOC142624750 gene encoding YTH domain-containing protein ECT2 isoform X2, translated as MYNEAAPEFVIDQSMYYPTATNYGYYCTGFESPGEWEDHHRIFGVDGPDIQYAGVHNESPPYVYYTPGYGYAQSPYNPYNPYIPGAMIGDESQIIGAPQYYLIPSYQNPVSPPAYVPLVVQPDAVPSSSVDSSYDTGVSMNRFDGRGLKHNFSSDTGAFPRNSLKSVSNQTNSLSRVSEGPRATVGPSKQSVMHGSVSAGSFAPPASSHVLQGRSASGSIPAVDNISNGKVLSHHSQLKVTLPAGNGLSDFGSSAYRQGAGAKIRPKIHVGRALNDVTGGPDALVEQNRGPRTNRSKNQLAVKAYTSKAGDGNAHGNIVIYTDQYNKEEFPVDYADAKFFVIKSYSEDDVHKSIKYNVWSSTPHGNKKLDAAYEDAQRMAAGKTRGCPIFLFFSVNASGQFCGVAEMVGSVDFTKDMDFWQQDKWSGSFSVKWHIIKDVPNTSFRHIILENNENKPVTNSRDTQEIMYKKGLEMLKIFKNHTLKTSLLDDFIYYENRQKIMKEEKSRLLIKSIESPYFVPSLDPPLRLNRVFELLPTEDDETIKPNDGPNNSIKTGVAAPEQVSNSDVLNTKYLDGNAKHMTVGAKDDVVSTLKIGSLTINPKKAEPKPLPSSAIANNESVDIVTVGSVPIKVNGFAESGILTVGTIPLDPKALKLDKGGASVNIGSQR; from the exons ATGTACAACGAAGCGGCACCTGAGTTTGTCATTGATCAGAGCATGTATTATCCTACTGCCACCAACTATGGGTATTATTGTACAG GATTTGAATCACCCGGTGAATGGGAGGACCACCATAggatttttggtgtagatggTCCAGATATCCAGTACGCG GGTGTGCATAATGAAAGTCCCCCTTATGTATATTATACGCCTGGCTATGGATATGCACAGTCTCCATACAACCCATACAATCCTTACATACCTGGTGCTATGATAGGAGACGAAAGTCAGATTATTGGGGCACCACAATATTACCTTATTCCCTCTTATCAGAACCCTGTTTCTCCACCTGCTTATGTTCCCCTTGTCGTTCAACCAGATGCCGTCCCTAGTAGTTCAGTCGACTCCTCGTATGATACTGGTGTATCGATGAATAGATTCGACGGAAGGGGTTTAAAACATAACTTCAGTTCAGATACTGGAGCCTTTCCAAGGAACTCCCTGAAATCCGTTTCAAATCAGACAAATTCCCTGTCCAGAGTTTCAGAAGGACCAAGAGCTACTGTTGGACCAAGCAAGCAATCTGTGATGCATGGGAGTGTTTCTGCTGGTAGTTTTGCCCCTCCAGCTTCATCACATGTTCTTCAG GGTAGAAGTGCCTCTGGCTCAATTCCAGCTGTAGATAACATTTCCAATGGAAAGGTTCTATCTCATCATAGTCAACTGAAAGTGACACTTCCAGCTGGTAATGGTTTATCAGACTTTGGATCAAGTGCCTACAGACAGGGTGCAGGGGCTAAGATTCGGCCCAAGATCCACGTTGGTAGAGCACTGAATGATGTAACTGGTGGCCCAGATGCATTGGTTGAGCAGAATCGGGGCCCTAGAACCAACAGATCAAAAAATCAACTGGCTGTTAAAGCCTACACAAGCAAGGCAGGAGATGGTAATGCACATGGAAACATTGTTATCTATACTGATCAGTATAACAAGGAGGAATTTCCAGTTGATTATGCGGATGCAAAGTTCTTTGTAATAAAATCATACAGTGAGGATGATGTACATAAGAGCATTAAGTATAATGTTTGGTCATCTACACCCCATGGAAACAAGAAGTTGGATGCGGCTTATGAAGATGCGCAGAGAATGGCTGCAGGGAAGACTAGAGGCTGCcctatcttcctcttcttctct GTTAATGCAAGTGGTCAATTCTGTGGTGTTGCAGAGATGGTTGGCTCGGTTGACTTCACTAAGGATATGGATTTTTGGCAGCAAGATAAATGGAGTGGGAGCTTCTCTGTCAAGTGGCACATCATCAAAGATGTCCCAAACACCAGTTTTAGACACATTATCTTAGAAAATAATGAGAACAAGCCAGTGACTAATAGCAGAGATACACAAGAG ATCATGTATAAGAAAGGCCTTGAGATGTTGAAAATCTTCAAAAATCACACATTGAAGACCTCATTACTTGATGATTTCATTTACTATGAAAATCGTCAGAAAATCATGAAGGAAGAGAAATCCAGGTTACTTATCAAGAGCATAGAAAGTCCATATTTTGTACCTTCATTGGATCCCCCTCTTAGGCTTAATCGTGTTTTTGAGTTACTTCCAACTGAAGATGATGAAACTATCAAGCCTAACGATGGCCCGAATAACTCAATAAAGACTGGAGTCGCTGCTCCTGAGCAGGTTTCTAATTCTGATGTCCTCAACACAAAATATTTGGATGGAAATGCCAAGCACATGACAGTTGGGGCAAAAGATGACGTAGTATCTACTTTAAAGATTGGTTCACTCaccataaacccaaaaaaggCTGAGCCTAAGCCCTTGCCCTCTTCTGCAATTGCTAATAATGAATCTGTTGACATTGTCACAGTAGGCTCAG
- the LOC142624750 gene encoding YTH domain-containing protein ECT2 isoform X1 yields the protein MEMYNVSENGNTETYLIQGTEASPHLTSPLLEQIETMYNEAAPEFVIDQSMYYPTATNYGYYCTGFESPGEWEDHHRIFGVDGPDIQYAGVHNESPPYVYYTPGYGYAQSPYNPYNPYIPGAMIGDESQIIGAPQYYLIPSYQNPVSPPAYVPLVVQPDAVPSSSVDSSYDTGVSMNRFDGRGLKHNFSSDTGAFPRNSLKSVSNQTNSLSRVSEGPRATVGPSKQSVMHGSVSAGSFAPPASSHVLQGRSASGSIPAVDNISNGKVLSHHSQLKVTLPAGNGLSDFGSSAYRQGAGAKIRPKIHVGRALNDVTGGPDALVEQNRGPRTNRSKNQLAVKAYTSKAGDGNAHGNIVIYTDQYNKEEFPVDYADAKFFVIKSYSEDDVHKSIKYNVWSSTPHGNKKLDAAYEDAQRMAAGKTRGCPIFLFFSVNASGQFCGVAEMVGSVDFTKDMDFWQQDKWSGSFSVKWHIIKDVPNTSFRHIILENNENKPVTNSRDTQEIMYKKGLEMLKIFKNHTLKTSLLDDFIYYENRQKIMKEEKSRLLIKSIESPYFVPSLDPPLRLNRVFELLPTEDDETIKPNDGPNNSIKTGVAAPEQVSNSDVLNTKYLDGNAKHMTVGAKDDVVSTLKIGSLTINPKKAEPKPLPSSAIANNESVDIVTVGSVPIKVNGFAESGILTVGTIPLDPKALKLDKGGASVNIGSQR from the exons ATGGAAATGTATAATGTTTCTGAAAATGGAAACACAGAGACTTATCTG ATTCAAGGTACCGAAGCAAGCCCGCATTTGACAAGTCCACTTCTCGAACAAATTGAAACTATGTACAACGAAGCGGCACCTGAGTTTGTCATTGATCAGAGCATGTATTATCCTACTGCCACCAACTATGGGTATTATTGTACAG GATTTGAATCACCCGGTGAATGGGAGGACCACCATAggatttttggtgtagatggTCCAGATATCCAGTACGCG GGTGTGCATAATGAAAGTCCCCCTTATGTATATTATACGCCTGGCTATGGATATGCACAGTCTCCATACAACCCATACAATCCTTACATACCTGGTGCTATGATAGGAGACGAAAGTCAGATTATTGGGGCACCACAATATTACCTTATTCCCTCTTATCAGAACCCTGTTTCTCCACCTGCTTATGTTCCCCTTGTCGTTCAACCAGATGCCGTCCCTAGTAGTTCAGTCGACTCCTCGTATGATACTGGTGTATCGATGAATAGATTCGACGGAAGGGGTTTAAAACATAACTTCAGTTCAGATACTGGAGCCTTTCCAAGGAACTCCCTGAAATCCGTTTCAAATCAGACAAATTCCCTGTCCAGAGTTTCAGAAGGACCAAGAGCTACTGTTGGACCAAGCAAGCAATCTGTGATGCATGGGAGTGTTTCTGCTGGTAGTTTTGCCCCTCCAGCTTCATCACATGTTCTTCAG GGTAGAAGTGCCTCTGGCTCAATTCCAGCTGTAGATAACATTTCCAATGGAAAGGTTCTATCTCATCATAGTCAACTGAAAGTGACACTTCCAGCTGGTAATGGTTTATCAGACTTTGGATCAAGTGCCTACAGACAGGGTGCAGGGGCTAAGATTCGGCCCAAGATCCACGTTGGTAGAGCACTGAATGATGTAACTGGTGGCCCAGATGCATTGGTTGAGCAGAATCGGGGCCCTAGAACCAACAGATCAAAAAATCAACTGGCTGTTAAAGCCTACACAAGCAAGGCAGGAGATGGTAATGCACATGGAAACATTGTTATCTATACTGATCAGTATAACAAGGAGGAATTTCCAGTTGATTATGCGGATGCAAAGTTCTTTGTAATAAAATCATACAGTGAGGATGATGTACATAAGAGCATTAAGTATAATGTTTGGTCATCTACACCCCATGGAAACAAGAAGTTGGATGCGGCTTATGAAGATGCGCAGAGAATGGCTGCAGGGAAGACTAGAGGCTGCcctatcttcctcttcttctct GTTAATGCAAGTGGTCAATTCTGTGGTGTTGCAGAGATGGTTGGCTCGGTTGACTTCACTAAGGATATGGATTTTTGGCAGCAAGATAAATGGAGTGGGAGCTTCTCTGTCAAGTGGCACATCATCAAAGATGTCCCAAACACCAGTTTTAGACACATTATCTTAGAAAATAATGAGAACAAGCCAGTGACTAATAGCAGAGATACACAAGAG ATCATGTATAAGAAAGGCCTTGAGATGTTGAAAATCTTCAAAAATCACACATTGAAGACCTCATTACTTGATGATTTCATTTACTATGAAAATCGTCAGAAAATCATGAAGGAAGAGAAATCCAGGTTACTTATCAAGAGCATAGAAAGTCCATATTTTGTACCTTCATTGGATCCCCCTCTTAGGCTTAATCGTGTTTTTGAGTTACTTCCAACTGAAGATGATGAAACTATCAAGCCTAACGATGGCCCGAATAACTCAATAAAGACTGGAGTCGCTGCTCCTGAGCAGGTTTCTAATTCTGATGTCCTCAACACAAAATATTTGGATGGAAATGCCAAGCACATGACAGTTGGGGCAAAAGATGACGTAGTATCTACTTTAAAGATTGGTTCACTCaccataaacccaaaaaaggCTGAGCCTAAGCCCTTGCCCTCTTCTGCAATTGCTAATAATGAATCTGTTGACATTGTCACAGTAGGCTCAG